From Triticum urartu cultivar G1812 chromosome 2, Tu2.1, whole genome shotgun sequence, a single genomic window includes:
- the LOC125541732 gene encoding NAC domain-containing protein 104 translates to MGGSTNLPPGFHFFPSDEELVIHFLRRKAALLPCRPDIVPTLPQNRYDPWELNGKALQAGNQWYFFSQATQSRASRNGCWNPIGADEAVSSGGSHVGLKKTLVFSIGEPFQATKTNWVMHEYHLLDGNVGTSTSGSSRKRSHKKKGQPDKECSNWVVCRVFESSYDSQVTFHEEDMELSCLDEVFLSLDDYDEVSLPKN, encoded by the exons ATGGGTGGATCTACTAACCTTCCTCCTGGTTTCCACTTCTTCCCCTCCGACGAAGAACTCGTCATCCATTTCCTCCGGCGCAAGGCGGCTCTCCTCCCATGCCGACCTGACATCGTCCCTACACTGCCTCAGAATCGCTACGATCCATGGGAGCTGAATG GCAAAGCACTTCAAGCAGGGAACCAGTGGTACTTCTTTAGCCAAGCAACACAGAGTAGGGCCTCACGAAATGGGTGCTGGAATCCCATCGGTGCTGATGAGGCAGTAAGTAGTGGCGGCTCTCATGTCGGCCTGAAGAAGACACTCGTCTTCTCCATTGGGGAGCCCTTTCAGGCGACCAAAACCAACTGGGTTATGCATGAGTACCACTTACTTGACGGGAATGTGGGTACCAGCACTTCAGGTAGTTCACGCAAGCGGTCTCACAAGAAGAAAGGCCAACCAGACAAA GAATGCAGCAATTGGGTGGTGTGTCGGGTGTTCGAGTCGAGCTACGATTCGCAAGTGACCTTCCACGAGGAGGACATGGAGCTTTCATGCTTAGACGAGGTGTTCCTATCCCTGGATGACTATGATGAAGTCAGTTTGCCGAAGAATTAG